TGTCCACACTTGTGCTGATGGTGATTGGCCCTTTGTGCGCCATTTGTATAGAGAAAACAAAAACACCTTTTCGCCCCTTACTGGAAGCAACTGTGGCGTTGCCATTAGTGCTTCCGCCCACGGTACTCGGCTTTTACTTGTTGGTTTTATTATCACCAGACAACCCGTTGGGTGGCTTTCTTGCCAGTATCAATGGCGAGTCACTGACCTTTAATTTCTCTGGATTACTTTTTGCCTCAGTTATCTATTCGCTTCCTTTTGTTGTGCAACCTATGCAGTCTGCGTTTGCTGCCATCGACAAGCGTTATATGGATATAGCTGCAACTATGGGTATGAAGCCTTTAGAGCGCTTTTTCA
This genomic stretch from Echinimonas agarilytica harbors:
- the modB gene encoding molybdate ABC transporter permease subunit, giving the protein MNPNDLQALWLSVRLATLSTLVLMVIGPLCAICIEKTKTPFRPLLEATVALPLVLPPTVLGFYLLVLLSPDNPLGGFLASINGESLTFNFSGLLFASVIYSLPFVVQPMQSAFAAIDKRYMDIAATMGMKPLERFFRILLPMTKPALISAALLAFVHTLGEFGVVLMIGGNIPGETRVVSIALFDHVETLDFESAHRLSLILLCFSLSVLTMVYGWLKPKHVIPA